The Xenopus tropicalis strain Nigerian chromosome 7, UCB_Xtro_10.0, whole genome shotgun sequence genome includes a region encoding these proteins:
- the cpeb3 gene encoding cytoplasmic polyadenylation element-binding protein 3 isoform X4, with the protein MGLNFHHPGTDNIMALNTRSYGRRRGRSSLFPFEDGFLGDGHGDQSLSSGLSSPTHCQNGERIERYSRKVFVGGLPPDIDEDEITASFRRFGPLVVDWPHKAESKSYFPPKGYAFLLFQEESSVQALIDACLEEDGKLYLCVSSPTIKDKPVQIRPWNLSDSDFVMDGSQPLDPRKTIFVGGVPRPLRAVELAMIMDRLYGGVCYAGIDTDPELKYPKGAGRVAFSNQQSYIAAISARFVQLQHNDIDKRVEVKPYVLDDQMCDECQGTRCGGKFAPFFCANVTCLQYYCEYCWASIHSRAGREFHKPLVKEGGDRPRHVPFRWS; encoded by the exons CCAGGAGCTATGGTCGGAGGCGAG GTCGATCGTCACTCTTTCCCTTTGAAGATGGATTCCTTGGAGATGGCCACGGAGACCAGTCATTATCATCAGGCCTGAGTTCTCCAACGCATTGTCAGAACGGCGAACGGATAGAACGTTATTCTCGGAAGGTGTTTGTAGGGGGCCTGCCTCCTGACATTGATGAAG ATGAGATCACAGCAAGCTTCCGTAGGTTTGGACCATTGGTGGTGGACTGGCCTCACAAAGCGGAAAGCAAATCTTATTTCCCCCCAAAAG GCTATGCCTTTCTGCTCTTCCAAGAGGAAAGCTCTGTGCAGGCTCTGATAGACGCGTGTTTAGAGGAAGATGGCAAGCTTTACCTGTGTGTGTCCAGCCCAACCATCAAGGATAAACCA GTTCAAATTCGACCCTGGAACTTGAGTGACAGTGACTTTGTGATGGATGGTTCTCAGCCGCTAGACCCAAGGAAAACTATATTTGTAGGTGGTGTTCCACGGCCCTTACGAGCTG TTGAGCTGGCAATGATAATGGATCGCTTATACGGAGGCGTGTGCTATGCTGGCATCGACACAGACCCAGAACTGAAATACCCCAAGGGCGCTGGCAGAGTGGCATTCTCCAATCAGCAGAGCTACATCGCTGCTATCAGTGCTCGCTTTGTCCAACTCCAGCACAATGACATAGACAAGCGG GTGGAAGTGAAGCCATATGTGCTGGATGATCAGATGTGCGATGAATGCCAGGGCACGCGCTGTGGTGGAAAGTTTGCTCCGTTTTTCTGTGCCAATGTGACCTGCCTGCAGTATTACTGTGAGTACTGCTGGGCCAGCATCCACTCCCGGGCTGGCAGGGAATTCCACAAACCACTGGTGAAAGAGGGAGGAGATCGCCCGCGCCACGTCCCTTTCCGCTGGAGCTGA
- the cpeb3 gene encoding cytoplasmic polyadenylation element-binding protein 3 isoform X5 produces MGLNFHHPGTDNIMALNSRSSLFPFEDGFLGDGHGDQSLSSGLSSPTHCQNGERIERYSRKVFVGGLPPDIDEDEITASFRRFGPLVVDWPHKAESKSYFPPKGYAFLLFQEESSVQALIDACLEEDGKLYLCVSSPTIKDKPVQIRPWNLSDSDFVMDGSQPLDPRKTIFVGGVPRPLRAVELAMIMDRLYGGVCYAGIDTDPELKYPKGAGRVAFSNQQSYIAAISARFVQLQHNDIDKRVEVKPYVLDDQMCDECQGTRCGGKFAPFFCANVTCLQYYCEYCWASIHSRAGREFHKPLVKEGGDRPRHVPFRWS; encoded by the exons GTCGATCGTCACTCTTTCCCTTTGAAGATGGATTCCTTGGAGATGGCCACGGAGACCAGTCATTATCATCAGGCCTGAGTTCTCCAACGCATTGTCAGAACGGCGAACGGATAGAACGTTATTCTCGGAAGGTGTTTGTAGGGGGCCTGCCTCCTGACATTGATGAAG ATGAGATCACAGCAAGCTTCCGTAGGTTTGGACCATTGGTGGTGGACTGGCCTCACAAAGCGGAAAGCAAATCTTATTTCCCCCCAAAAG GCTATGCCTTTCTGCTCTTCCAAGAGGAAAGCTCTGTGCAGGCTCTGATAGACGCGTGTTTAGAGGAAGATGGCAAGCTTTACCTGTGTGTGTCCAGCCCAACCATCAAGGATAAACCA GTTCAAATTCGACCCTGGAACTTGAGTGACAGTGACTTTGTGATGGATGGTTCTCAGCCGCTAGACCCAAGGAAAACTATATTTGTAGGTGGTGTTCCACGGCCCTTACGAGCTG TTGAGCTGGCAATGATAATGGATCGCTTATACGGAGGCGTGTGCTATGCTGGCATCGACACAGACCCAGAACTGAAATACCCCAAGGGCGCTGGCAGAGTGGCATTCTCCAATCAGCAGAGCTACATCGCTGCTATCAGTGCTCGCTTTGTCCAACTCCAGCACAATGACATAGACAAGCGG GTGGAAGTGAAGCCATATGTGCTGGATGATCAGATGTGCGATGAATGCCAGGGCACGCGCTGTGGTGGAAAGTTTGCTCCGTTTTTCTGTGCCAATGTGACCTGCCTGCAGTATTACTGTGAGTACTGCTGGGCCAGCATCCACTCCCGGGCTGGCAGGGAATTCCACAAACCACTGGTGAAAGAGGGAGGAGATCGCCCGCGCCACGTCCCTTTCCGCTGGAGCTGA